Proteins from a genomic interval of Rhodococcoides fascians A25f:
- a CDS encoding type VII secretion target, with the protein MSEGFWVDVVRVRGVAEALAVSADALGSAADSVADAGFGAAGAGQNYGDLGAAYTQAHHGLGRAVDSWRSSVEDVANAIVTAMNDYEGQDETTADAIESPR; encoded by the coding sequence ATGAGTGAGGGATTCTGGGTGGACGTGGTCCGCGTTCGCGGAGTTGCAGAAGCCTTGGCGGTATCGGCAGACGCACTCGGCAGTGCGGCGGATTCGGTGGCCGACGCGGGCTTCGGGGCGGCCGGTGCCGGCCAGAACTACGGCGACCTCGGCGCTGCGTACACCCAAGCTCACCACGGCCTCGGCCGGGCCGTCGACTCGTGGAGATCCTCGGTCGAGGACGTCGCCAACGCCATCGTCACTGCCATGAACGACTACGAAGGCCAGGACGAGACGACGGCAGACGCGATCGAGTCGCCTCGATGA
- a CDS encoding LLM class F420-dependent oxidoreductase, whose protein sequence is MHIGTMLNYSGGFNETVAEVAELEKAGLDIIFVPEAYSFDAVSQLGFLAAKTSTIKIASGIFQIYTRTPSLTAMTAAGLDYVSEGRFVLGLGASGPQVVEGFHGVKYDAPIARTREVIEICRQVWRREKVQYQGKHYQIPLPADQGTGLGKPLKLINHPVRDRIPVVIAALGPKNVELTAEIAEGWQPIFYFPEKAADVWGDSLAAGKAKRDPSLGELQVFASPTLAIGEDAEKYLPWVKPHLALYIGGMGAKGKNFYNSLAQRYGYEAEAEKIQDLYLAGKKEEAAAAVPDELARAVNLIGPESYVKERVAAFAEAGVTTLNVAPLAENTAGRVAQLTALRELTA, encoded by the coding sequence ATGCACATCGGAACGATGCTGAACTACAGCGGTGGTTTCAACGAGACGGTTGCCGAGGTCGCCGAGCTCGAGAAGGCAGGTCTCGACATCATCTTCGTGCCCGAGGCCTACTCGTTCGACGCCGTCAGTCAACTCGGATTCCTCGCCGCCAAGACGAGCACGATCAAGATCGCGTCCGGCATCTTCCAGATCTACACCAGGACACCGTCACTGACCGCCATGACCGCCGCCGGTCTCGACTACGTATCGGAGGGCCGCTTCGTACTCGGACTCGGCGCATCCGGGCCGCAGGTCGTCGAAGGCTTCCACGGCGTCAAGTACGACGCACCGATCGCACGAACCCGCGAGGTCATCGAGATCTGCCGCCAGGTCTGGCGTCGCGAGAAGGTGCAGTATCAGGGCAAGCACTACCAGATTCCGCTGCCTGCCGACCAGGGCACCGGCCTGGGCAAACCCCTCAAGCTCATCAATCACCCTGTGCGCGATCGCATTCCAGTCGTCATTGCCGCTCTCGGACCCAAGAACGTCGAGCTCACCGCCGAGATCGCCGAGGGTTGGCAACCCATCTTCTACTTCCCCGAGAAAGCAGCCGACGTCTGGGGAGATTCGCTCGCTGCGGGCAAGGCCAAGCGTGACCCGTCGCTCGGCGAACTCCAGGTGTTCGCAAGTCCCACCCTGGCCATCGGCGAAGACGCAGAAAAGTACCTGCCCTGGGTCAAGCCACATCTCGCGCTCTACATCGGCGGCATGGGTGCCAAGGGCAAGAACTTCTACAACTCGCTGGCCCAGCGCTACGGATACGAGGCCGAGGCCGAGAAGATCCAGGATCTGTATCTCGCCGGCAAGAAGGAAGAAGCGGCCGCTGCGGTCCCCGACGAGCTTGCTCGCGCAGTGAACCTCATCGGACCGGAAAGCTACGTCAAGGAGCGGGTCGCTGCCTTCGCCGAAGCAGGTGTCACCACCCTCAACGTCGCGCCGCTGGCCGAGAACACCGCCGGACGCGTCGCGCAGTTGACAGCGCTGCGCGAACTCACCGCCTGA
- the glmM gene encoding phosphoglucosamine mutase has protein sequence MARLFGTDGVRGLAGGLLTAELALQIARAAASVLAPNVDGGRRVALVGRDPRISGSMLGAAVSAGLTASGVDVIDVGVLPTPALAYLTAEYGAALGVMISASHNAMPDNGIKIFAAGGHKLDDDVEDRIEAALDPDARPANDGPPFDATGAAIGRIDVAQDAATRYIEHLAASVSHRLDGVRVVVDCSHGAASVVGPEIYRRAGATVVAINAEPDGININDGCGSTHLEGLQKAVVEHGADLGIAHDGDADRCLAVDASGSVVDGDAIMAVLAIAMRDANQLTDNTLVATVMSNLGLHIAMREAGITLRTTAVGDRYVLEELRRGGFALGGEQSGHVVLPAVGTTGDGIATALRLMERMARTGSSLADLASVMRTLPQVLINVRVTDKAAVASAPSVSDAVAVAERELGESGRVLLRPSGTEQLVRVMVEASELDVATRLAEELADRVASV, from the coding sequence ATGGCGCGATTGTTCGGCACCGACGGGGTTCGCGGACTGGCAGGCGGGCTTCTGACCGCAGAGCTGGCGTTGCAGATCGCGAGAGCAGCGGCCTCCGTATTGGCACCGAACGTCGACGGCGGCAGACGCGTGGCACTCGTAGGTCGTGACCCGCGCATCAGTGGATCGATGCTGGGTGCCGCCGTGTCGGCCGGACTGACCGCCTCGGGTGTCGACGTGATCGACGTCGGGGTGCTTCCCACACCGGCGCTTGCCTACCTGACCGCCGAATACGGCGCGGCGCTCGGTGTGATGATCTCGGCATCCCACAATGCGATGCCCGACAACGGAATCAAGATCTTCGCTGCCGGCGGACACAAGCTCGACGACGACGTGGAAGACCGCATCGAAGCTGCCCTCGATCCCGACGCGCGCCCCGCGAACGACGGACCTCCGTTCGACGCGACCGGTGCTGCGATCGGTCGAATCGATGTCGCCCAGGACGCGGCCACGCGATACATCGAGCACCTGGCTGCGTCGGTCTCGCATCGACTCGACGGTGTCCGTGTCGTTGTCGACTGCTCGCACGGTGCCGCTTCGGTCGTCGGGCCTGAGATCTACCGACGGGCCGGCGCAACGGTGGTGGCGATCAACGCGGAACCCGACGGTATCAACATCAACGACGGTTGCGGATCGACGCACCTCGAGGGGTTGCAGAAGGCCGTCGTGGAGCACGGTGCCGACCTCGGTATCGCCCACGACGGAGATGCCGACCGCTGCCTGGCCGTGGACGCATCGGGCTCCGTGGTGGACGGTGACGCGATCATGGCCGTTCTGGCCATTGCCATGCGTGACGCGAATCAGTTGACCGACAACACGTTGGTTGCCACGGTCATGAGTAATCTCGGTCTGCACATTGCGATGCGTGAAGCGGGAATCACGTTGCGCACCACGGCAGTCGGTGATCGCTACGTGCTCGAGGAATTGCGCCGTGGCGGATTCGCGCTGGGCGGCGAGCAGAGCGGTCACGTGGTGCTTCCCGCCGTCGGCACGACGGGCGACGGCATCGCGACTGCGCTGCGACTGATGGAACGAATGGCTCGGACCGGCAGCAGTCTCGCGGACCTGGCGTCGGTGATGCGGACACTGCCGCAGGTGCTCATCAATGTGCGAGTGACGGACAAAGCGGCCGTGGCGTCGGCACCGTCGGTATCGGACGCGGTGGCCGTAGCCGAGCGCGAACTCGGCGAATCGGGCCGAGTTCTGTTGCGCCCCAGCGGTACCGAGCAGCTGGTGCGAGTGATGGTCGAGGCGTCCGAGCTCGACGTCGCGACCCGGCTCGCCGAAGAGCTGGCGGACCGGGTCGCGTCGGTCTGA
- the rpsI gene encoding 30S ribosomal protein S9: protein MTAPEGNDVTSQENIEEIAADEFVAVEEPEVTADIEAAAAAPAPIVFDRPIQTVGRRKEAVARVRMSSGTGGFKLNGRTLEDYFPNKVHQQLIKAPLVLVDRAESFDIVALLHGGGPSGQAGALRLAISRALIELTPDDRPPLKAAGFLTRDARAVERKKYGLKKARKASQYSKR, encoded by the coding sequence GTGACGGCGCCGGAGGGAAATGACGTGACGTCGCAGGAGAACATCGAAGAGATCGCCGCCGACGAGTTCGTGGCCGTCGAAGAGCCGGAGGTGACCGCGGACATCGAGGCCGCTGCTGCTGCCCCGGCCCCGATCGTGTTCGATCGTCCGATCCAGACCGTCGGTCGCCGTAAGGAAGCCGTCGCTCGTGTTCGGATGTCGTCCGGCACCGGTGGATTCAAGCTCAACGGCCGCACCCTGGAGGATTACTTCCCCAACAAGGTGCACCAGCAGCTGATCAAGGCTCCTCTCGTGCTCGTCGATCGCGCGGAGTCCTTCGACATCGTTGCCCTGCTGCACGGCGGCGGACCGTCGGGACAGGCAGGCGCATTGCGTCTGGCCATCTCGCGTGCGCTGATCGAGCTCACCCCCGATGATCGCCCGCCGCTCAAGGCAGCCGGCTTCCTCACTCGTGACGCCCGTGCAGTCGAGCGCAAGAAGTACGGCCTGAAGAAGGCCCGTAAGGCGTCGCAGTACTCCAAGCGCTGA
- the rplM gene encoding 50S ribosomal protein L13: MSTYAPKAGDTTRTWHVIDATDVVLGRLAVQAATLLRGKHKPTYAPNVDGGDFVVIINAEKVAISGNKLDGKFHHHHSGHPGGLKSRSTRQVLENNPDRLVEKAVVGMIPKNKLGNAIASKLKVYAGPNHPHAAQQPVPFEIKQVSQ; encoded by the coding sequence GTGTCTACTTACGCCCCGAAGGCCGGGGACACCACCCGGACGTGGCATGTGATCGACGCCACGGACGTCGTGCTCGGACGCCTCGCCGTCCAGGCCGCGACTCTGCTCCGCGGTAAGCACAAGCCCACCTACGCACCCAACGTCGACGGTGGCGACTTCGTCGTCATCATCAACGCCGAGAAGGTTGCCATCAGCGGCAACAAGCTCGACGGCAAGTTCCACCACCACCACTCCGGCCACCCGGGCGGTCTGAAGTCGCGCTCCACCCGCCAGGTGCTCGAGAACAACCCCGATCGTCTGGTGGAGAAGGCCGTTGTCGGCATGATCCCCAAGAACAAGCTCGGTAATGCCATCGCGAGCAAGCTGAAGGTCTACGCGGGCCCCAACCACCCGCATGCCGCCCAGCAGCCCGTTCCGTTCGAGATCAAGCAGGTGTCCCAGTGA
- a CDS encoding AAA family ATPase yields the protein MIHIVTGPPASGKSTFVAEHARPGLDTVIDFDVMADAFGAGGSRVYDQALARMIQASRRAAVDYVLKSEYWRGLAVDAYIVHTSPNAQQRKRYAEVDATIHVIDPGEDVVMQRIAAERPAHLKDVALDYYYPERREIRRAQKKAAEAQQWVYTSEGRRVPLKPRTSRRWG from the coding sequence ATGATCCACATCGTGACAGGACCACCAGCGTCGGGTAAATCGACGTTCGTCGCCGAGCATGCGCGGCCGGGGCTGGACACCGTGATCGACTTCGACGTGATGGCCGACGCGTTCGGCGCGGGTGGATCTCGTGTCTATGACCAGGCGCTTGCTCGGATGATTCAAGCCTCTCGCCGCGCCGCGGTCGACTACGTTCTGAAGTCCGAATACTGGCGCGGGCTTGCCGTCGATGCCTACATCGTCCACACCAGTCCGAATGCACAGCAGCGCAAGCGATATGCCGAAGTCGACGCAACGATCCATGTGATCGATCCCGGCGAAGATGTTGTGATGCAACGTATCGCCGCTGAGCGCCCCGCGCATCTGAAAGATGTTGCCCTCGACTACTACTACCCTGAGCGCCGAGAGATCCGCAGAGCCCAGAAGAAAGCCGCCGAGGCTCAACAGTGGGTCTATACGTCCGAGGGCCGGCGCGTTCCTCTCAAGCCCCGTACCTCACGCCGCTGGGGTTAG